The following DNA comes from Fundulus heteroclitus isolate FHET01 chromosome 1, MU-UCD_Fhet_4.1, whole genome shotgun sequence.
agactgccactgtgggtccccGAGCaggacccttagccccagaatgctccccgggtgctgcacagtggcagcccactgctccctaaggacTCGGTTGAATGCGGAGGACACATTTCAGTGGGATgtgtgttgcaatgacaataaagatgattattattatgttaaATTTGTCATGCTTTTTAGATTAAGCCCCCTTGCTCCAATGTCATGTGGGACTACTTTTTGCTGCAATAACGGCTACAGATCTTTATACTAgcttgaccttttttttttacgttctttgcaaaatagcttaaGCACAGACAGTGGAGACAGTAGTTTCCACTGTCCTGCTGTAGATCCTCGATTAGATCTAGACGTGGAGTTTAACTGGACCGCTCAAACAATGGTGGAGGCTCAACTGAGGCTACATGAGAAGCATCTGGCAATTGCGGTCGCCCACTTAACCTTTAATAGAAATTCTTTGCCAAAGTACCATTGAGCTTCTTTTTCAAATTTGCATTTAGAGCTAAGATTATCAGTTATCGACGGTATCTTGTTGTCTCTGCGGTTTGACTAtactgttattattttaaacagattAGTTAACATGATATTTAACGGTCAACAATTAGtgtaaacatttcttttaatgtaaCAGTGGTAATTGTACCACAGTTTGGCAGCGGTAgatctaaaccaggggttcccaaacttttcaacCTGATACCTCCAAAATAACACTGCCAGAGACCGATGACCCTTTTGGTGGCGCAggctttttttggtttttggaatTTACAAGAATAAAATGATAAAGGATTAATTTTATAAGAACTCTTACAGAGAAACACAGTCTTTATCACCGTGTTAGAAggaggaatgttgagcatccTGTAAAGTGATTCTTTGGTatcggtttcacaaataaggaaatactaaatctttttagcacattgcAACGACtgtgtgactttattcttgtaatgattcaactttattctcataatatttGGACTTTGTTctggtaatattatgacttaATTCTTGTAATTTTCTTATAGTTGTACATCTAATATTATTACTTGATTCCTgtaatcaccccccccccaaaaacaaaaaaacaaaaaacaaatttggaATAGGGTCATggtagaagaaagaaaaatacattatttaaataataattattggGCAACGAGGAGTAAAATTTCACACAAGAAAATCTGTAATTTTGAGgtaaattttatatatttgtaagatttttttttaagaataaaggcaaaacatttgctatattaaaacaagtataCAGTAAAACAAGTATATCTCTGATATTGTAAAGTCAGAAATTTGGATCATCCTTAATGAACTATTGTATCATTAGGGGCCATTAACCTGCTGGAAACCTCTGCCCCAAATTCAAGTcgcctctaacaggtttcctttcaagattttgctttatttagatACATttatcttcccatcagctctcaCTAATTTCTCCGTCGCTAATGAAGTAAAGCTTCCACACAGCATGTTGCTGCCATCATTATCACTGTTAGTTTACCTTCATGTTGTGTTTGGCATAAAAACAGATACTTTTACAAGACATTGTACTATTTTGCTCGTTTTTATCAATACATACCTTTTCAGGGTCATAGTCAGGAGCTGTTTTTTGAACAGACACATTAGTGAGGTGCATGTCTGAAAAGCATCACTAAGGACATATATCATAAATCTCAATAAACACCACTCTGACAAATGGGATCCCTCTGAACTATTTAGCCATGGCCTTCGCTAAGGATTTAGTCTGGCTACCTTCAAACACTGGCggataaaaaaaggatacaCTTATCGTCGATGCTGCTGAGGGAAAAACGAGTGCTTGAGAAGCGAGCAAAACCATCTCTGTACAACCATGCTTTTAAAGGGAcatactgaaaaacaaacacaatgtaCATTATGCAGCTATAATGATCCTGGCATGCAGCAATGCAGaaaggttaaataaaagcaatgtgaaTTGCTTTGTACTTACTGATGTGACCAGGACATAAACTCTCAGATCAAATTTCCTACCTGTGGGGATAAAACCTTACAAGTCAGGATTTACAACTAATGTTTGCATAAGGTTATGGTATTTCTTAATCACACTGTAACATTTGATattatatttcagttgattACCATTAATCAGGTAAGGGTTCTCTATGTATCTCTGTGACACGTAGTTTTCCACATGTGCTGAATCCTTCTGCTCCTCTGCGCGTTCCTGTGAAAACAGAGATAATATGCacttaaaatgctgtttttagttATTCAGTTTATGACAACCTGTgttttgtgaaattattatACGTTACTTTCTTCCATTCTATAACGTCTTTTAGTTTCCTGAACAGGAAAATCCCTTTGCCCTGAGATTTTGCCACCTGAAAACACACCAGGTAGGTTTCAGAGATAAAATGCCTTTTTGTTTCCGGGGCCTTCCAGATAGAGAGAGTAGAATATCATTGATTTTGAACTGGGTCGCATCTGTGGTCTATTTCAGCTCACCGGCTTCATGATCCAGATGCTGCCCGGGCTTCGATTGAATTCCTCTACAAAGAGATGATACTCGCTGGGCAGAGCAAAGGTGCAGGGGAAAAAGTCACATTTAGAGGCTTCCGCGCGGCCAACTTCCTTTTCAAGATTTTTCTGGTACCTCTTGAGGTTTTTCACCATAAGGTTTTTACGTGTCAGCTGTTTTAAGAATACAAAGACAAAGCATCAGTGTTTGTATTAACAAAAACCACCTTTGCTTTATCACATGTGATGTGTGAGAAATAACGGTTCCTCACCTCATAATGGTTGCGAAAGTGATTTATCCTGACGTGCTCCTCCATGTACGTGTGGTCAAAATTCTCCCTAAGCCAACCCACATCACACCAGTTGAAGTCCCACTCTCCATCACTGGAAACAGGAGAACATTTCAGAAAGGACATCAAAAGAGTGTGTGAGTATTGGCCTGCCCCCACTTTAGtgcaaagcccccccccccacccctcattATAATCCTGAACTCACTCTTTTACTTCAACCCAGTTCGTTCTTTGTTGGAGGACATCTTGTATGGTGCTGAGTAAACCACACTTATAACGCACACAACTTCTTCCTCCCCTGGGgagaagcaacaacaacaagctCACAGCTCCCAGCAGCGCATTTATCAACTACACATTAGCCAGATTAGGAATAACACCCACCGCTCCTCAGTTTTGCCATTGTCACTTGAGGCTTTGTTTCCAGATATCtgcaaaggaaaataaagtcaATTGGTATTTAATGCAAgcctttctctttttctgtgACCAAGTActtgtcatggtgcagccttgcctgctgcaccagggacatttcatggcactctccaccttccatacagctcttGATTCCATGCtcagtaatcatccacacctgtcagtcactaatcagccagtactcatcacacctgtcagcctccctatttaagctccctgcattcagtcctcccctgtcggttcgttctgttggttACTGTTACCTCTGCTCATGACTGCTCGCCTACCTTTTCTTGCCAGCCTGATTTCCCTTCGTCTccagtcctgcaagtattcactcagatgttctgctgttaatccagtcctgcaagtattcactcagatgttctgctgttaatccAGTCCTGCCAGTATTAACTCAGATGGTCTGCTGTTAATCctgtcctgcaagtattcatcctGACGTGCTGCTGTTGCTCGgactgcaagtattcacctgccgaactgccagttcctgccatcactatcctcctgctccagcccggTACAGACTGTTGGTTTATCCATCCTCCACTATTCACCACCTTCAATAAACTTTCTAAACTAAGCTCTGCTTGCGTGTGGCTGTGTTCGGGTTCACATAAATCttgacagaacgaaccgaccaCATGAACCCGACACTCACACAGAACCTCGATGCAGGGGCTGTCAGGAGGGATTTTGCTCTGCTTCCAGACAACAGCACAACAGAGCATGATCTCCGGATCAGCGCGGAGCAGCTCATGGCCCAGGTCCGGGAGTGCTTGGATGAAATTGCCGTGCTCAGTCCACCTTGGAGGCAAGTGGATGCGCTGGTTCGGGTACGGAATCTGCTGAGGAGCAAGGAGGAGCTCATCCCGTTTTTCGAGCTCTCTGGGCTGACGAAGGAGCTAGAATGGAGCGAGAAGGCTGCATTTGCCCAGCTCTACGGCAGGTCGCCCCCACCCAAACCTCCGGCCACCAGCCTGTCCAtattagctgctgctgctgagcccGCTGTGGACCCAGCCACAGATCCAACATCAGCTCCTCTCGCCGCTGCTGTCTTCGCCGATGCTGCGGTTCCAGTTGCTGCTGTTTCGGCCGCAACTTCCACTGTTTTAGCGTCAGGAGCAGTCTGCCTTTCGGTGTCCGGTTCCTCCCTGCGCAAAAGCCGGGATTGTCGCCGCAAGCACACTTCTGCAGCTCAGTCTGACAACAACGCAGCGTCTCCACCACCCAACGTCATCACGGTCACTTCAGTGTGCCAGGAAAAGCGCCCTTCGGTTCCCGGTCATCTCTGTCACCACCTCTGCGACACTCAGCTGGCTCCTCGAGTGAAGTCTTCAGCCGCTGATTCATCCTCGGTCCCTCTCACTGCTGCTTCACATGCCTCCTCCATATCAGCTGTCTCTGCTACACCT
Coding sequences within:
- the ttll9 gene encoding probable tubulin polyglutamylase TTLL9 isoform X1, coding for MSKYKISGNKASSDNGKTEERGGRSCVRYKCGLLSTIQDVLQQRTNWVEVKDDGEWDFNWCDVGWLRENFDHTYMEEHVRINHFRNHYELTRKNLMVKNLKRYQKNLEKEVGRAEASKCDFFPCTFALPSEYHLFVEEFNRSPGSIWIMKPVAKSQGKGIFLFRKLKDVIEWKKERAEEQKDSAHVENYVSQRYIENPYLINGRKFDLRVYVLVTSYVPLKAWLYRDGFARFSSTRFSLSSIDDKYMHLTNVSVQKTAPDYDPEKGCKWQMQQLRRYLTAKHGREVIETLFKEMDNIFIRSLQSVQKVIINDKHCFELYGYDILLDQNLKPWLIEVNASPSHTPSSQEDYGMKYRLLEDTLNVVDMEGRLTGEEKRVGGYDLMWNNGPVYREDSGLQTCGSLCFTANTYLGCVNDREKQLRHLFKPFPFQKKL
- the ttll9 gene encoding probable tubulin polyglutamylase TTLL9 isoform X2; amino-acid sequence: MSKYKISGNKASSDNGKTEERGGRSCVRYKCGLLSTIQDVLQQRTNWVEVKDDGEWDFNWCDVGWLRENFDHTYMEEHVRINHFRNHYELTRKNLMVKNLKSEYHLFVEEFNRSPGSIWIMKPVAKSQGKGIFLFRKLKDVIEWKKERAEEQKDSAHVENYVSQRYIENPYLINGRKFDLRVYVLVTSYVPLKAWLYRDGFARFSSTRFSLSSIDDKYMHLTNVSVQKTAPDYDPEKGCKWQMQQLRRYLTAKHGREVIETLFKEMDNIFIRSLQSVQKVIINDKHCFELYGYDILLDQNLKPWLIEVNASPSHTPSSQEDYGMKYRLLEDTLNVVDMEGRLTGEEKRVGGYDLMWNNGPVYREDSGLQTCGSLCFTANTYLGCVNDREKQLRHLFKPFPFQKKL